In Microbulbifer salipaludis, a genomic segment contains:
- a CDS encoding YfgM family protein has product MADHLTEEEQIESLKRWWKENGTGIVTGIVLALAGYFGWQWWQAKERGDAEAASNVYQGFVEAVSANEGKPDNKQLTTAQSLARELKDDYNKRIYAAQASLQLAAMAVEKNDLEAAAKELQWVLDNSNDDALKLVAKRRLASVKAARGETKEALELVQGSVPPAFAALYAETRGDILLQQGDKDAARAAYQEARAQLLPEQAAGSRLLDLKIEGLGEAPKAEGESADDAGEAEADSEAATEKDAQ; this is encoded by the coding sequence ATGGCTGACCATTTGACCGAAGAAGAACAGATTGAGTCGCTCAAGCGCTGGTGGAAAGAAAACGGCACCGGCATCGTCACCGGTATCGTGCTGGCGCTGGCCGGTTACTTCGGCTGGCAGTGGTGGCAGGCAAAGGAGCGCGGCGACGCCGAAGCGGCCTCCAACGTCTATCAGGGCTTTGTCGAGGCGGTATCTGCCAATGAAGGCAAGCCGGATAACAAGCAGCTCACCACCGCCCAGTCCCTGGCGCGCGAACTGAAAGACGACTACAACAAGCGCATCTACGCCGCCCAGGCATCGCTGCAGCTGGCCGCCATGGCGGTCGAAAAGAACGATCTCGAAGCTGCGGCGAAGGAGCTGCAGTGGGTGCTGGATAACAGCAACGACGATGCCCTCAAACTCGTCGCCAAGCGTCGCCTGGCGTCGGTCAAGGCCGCACGCGGTGAGACCAAGGAAGCGCTGGAACTGGTGCAGGGTAGTGTGCCGCCGGCCTTTGCCGCGCTGTACGCGGAAACCCGCGGTGACATCCTGCTGCAGCAGGGCGACAAAGACGCCGCCCGCGCCGCATACCAGGAAGCCCGCGCGCAGCTGCTCCCGGAGCAAGCGGCCGGTTCCCGCTTGCTGGACCTGAAAATTGAAGGGCTGGGTGAAGCGCCTAAGGCCGAAGGCGAAAGCGCCGACGATGCCGGGGAAGCCGAAGCAGATAGCGAAGCAGCAACGGAGAAGGACGCGCAATGA
- the ispG gene encoding flavodoxin-dependent (E)-4-hydroxy-3-methylbut-2-enyl-diphosphate synthase, with translation MQFESPIVRRVSRQIMVGNVPVGGGAPISVQSMTNTETCDVAATVGQIQRLESAGADIVRVSVPSMEAAEAFGEIKKQVNVPLVADIHFDYRIALRVADLGVDCLRINPGNIGREKRIRAVVDKARDLNIPIRIGVNAGSLEKDLQKKYGEPTPDALVESALRHVDILDSLNFQDFKVSVKASDIFMATAAYRKLASQIEQPLHLGITEAGGLRAGTVKSAIGLGALLLDGIGDTLRVSLAADPVEEVKVGWDLLKSLRLRTKGINFIACPSCSRQNFDVVKTMNELETRLEDITTPLDVAVIGCIVNGPGEAKEADIGLAGGTPSHAIYVDGKPDRKFTNDHLVDDLEKLIREKAAAKAAQEASIIAKETID, from the coding sequence ATGCAATTCGAGTCACCCATAGTTCGCCGCGTATCGCGCCAGATCATGGTGGGCAATGTGCCAGTGGGTGGCGGCGCACCGATTTCGGTGCAGAGCATGACCAATACCGAGACCTGCGATGTGGCCGCCACCGTGGGGCAGATCCAGCGGCTGGAAAGCGCCGGTGCGGACATCGTGCGGGTATCGGTCCCCTCGATGGAGGCGGCCGAGGCCTTCGGTGAGATCAAGAAGCAGGTGAACGTACCGTTGGTGGCGGATATCCACTTTGACTACCGCATCGCCCTGCGTGTGGCCGACCTGGGTGTCGATTGCCTGCGCATCAACCCGGGCAATATTGGCCGTGAGAAGCGCATTCGCGCGGTGGTCGACAAGGCGCGGGACCTGAATATCCCGATCCGCATTGGGGTCAACGCCGGCTCCCTGGAAAAAGACCTGCAGAAAAAATACGGTGAGCCCACCCCGGATGCGCTGGTGGAGTCCGCTCTGCGCCATGTGGATATTCTCGACAGCCTGAACTTTCAGGACTTCAAGGTGAGCGTAAAGGCCTCGGACATCTTTATGGCCACCGCCGCCTACCGCAAGCTGGCCAGCCAGATTGAGCAGCCGCTGCACCTGGGGATTACCGAGGCGGGCGGCCTGCGCGCCGGTACCGTGAAATCGGCGATTGGTCTCGGTGCGCTGCTGCTGGACGGCATCGGTGACACCCTGCGGGTATCCCTCGCCGCCGACCCGGTGGAAGAAGTAAAAGTCGGCTGGGACCTGCTCAAGAGCCTGCGCCTGCGCACCAAGGGCATCAACTTTATTGCCTGTCCCAGCTGCTCTCGCCAGAACTTCGATGTGGTGAAAACCATGAACGAACTGGAAACCCGTCTGGAAGACATCACCACACCGCTGGATGTGGCGGTGATCGGTTGTATCGTCAACGGCCCGGGTGAGGCGAAAGAGGCGGATATCGGTCTCGCCGGCGGCACCCCGAGCCACGCCATTTATGTGGATGGCAAGCCAGACCGCAAGTTCACCAATGACCACCTGGTGGATGACCTGGAAAAACTGATTCGCGAAAAGGCCGCGGCCAAGGCGGCGCAGGAAGCCAGCATCATCGCCAAAGAAACCATCGATTGA
- the hisS gene encoding histidine--tRNA ligase, giving the protein MKQLRAIRGMNDLLPTQSPVWQYVESTLSELFARYGYSEIRTPLLEATQLFARAVGEATDIVEKEMYTFDDKSGDSVTLRPEGTAGTVRAAVQNNLLIQPQRLWYFGPMFRYERPQKGRLRQFHQFGVEVFGIEGPDIDAEILMMTARLWKQLGVSEHVSLQLNSLGNSDSRAAFREALVEYLSARKDQLDEDSQRRLERNPLRILDSKNAQTQELLADAPCLLDFLDEESRAHFDQLRAFLDAAGVAYEVNPRLVRGLDYYGKTVFEWVTDSLGAQGTVCAGGRYDGLVEQMGGKPTPAVGFGLGVERLVLLLETLEVLPDALDQQVDAYLVAVGDVQSAALAAAEQLRTELPWLRLQTHCGGGSFKSQMKKADKSNADYALIIGEDEAAAGQVTVKSLRADTEQQTVAVAELAKILQA; this is encoded by the coding sequence TTGAAACAACTTCGCGCCATCCGCGGCATGAACGACCTGCTGCCCACCCAGTCCCCGGTGTGGCAATACGTGGAAAGCACCCTCAGCGAACTCTTCGCCCGTTACGGGTACAGTGAAATCCGCACGCCACTGCTGGAGGCCACACAGCTGTTTGCCCGCGCCGTAGGCGAGGCAACGGATATCGTCGAAAAGGAAATGTACACCTTCGACGATAAGAGCGGTGACAGCGTCACCCTGCGTCCGGAAGGCACCGCCGGCACGGTGCGCGCAGCGGTTCAGAACAACCTGCTGATCCAGCCCCAGCGCCTGTGGTATTTCGGCCCCATGTTCCGCTACGAGCGCCCACAGAAGGGGCGTCTGCGCCAGTTCCACCAGTTTGGTGTCGAGGTGTTCGGCATTGAAGGGCCGGATATCGACGCCGAAATCCTGATGATGACCGCGCGCCTGTGGAAGCAGCTGGGGGTATCCGAGCATGTTTCCCTGCAGTTGAACTCCTTGGGCAACAGCGATAGCCGCGCCGCGTTCCGCGAAGCGCTGGTGGAATACCTGTCTGCACGCAAGGACCAGCTCGACGAAGACAGCCAGCGCCGCCTGGAGCGCAACCCGCTGCGCATTCTGGACAGCAAAAATGCCCAGACTCAGGAACTGCTGGCGGACGCGCCTTGTCTACTGGACTTCCTCGACGAGGAATCCCGTGCACACTTTGACCAGCTGCGGGCCTTCCTGGATGCCGCCGGCGTAGCCTACGAGGTAAATCCGCGCCTGGTGCGTGGCCTCGACTACTATGGCAAGACGGTTTTCGAGTGGGTAACCGACAGCCTCGGCGCCCAGGGTACCGTGTGTGCCGGTGGCCGCTACGACGGCCTGGTGGAGCAGATGGGTGGCAAGCCGACCCCAGCCGTGGGCTTTGGCCTTGGCGTTGAGCGCCTGGTGCTGTTGCTGGAAACCCTGGAAGTTCTGCCCGACGCCCTGGATCAGCAGGTCGATGCATATCTGGTGGCCGTGGGTGATGTACAATCCGCTGCCCTGGCGGCGGCGGAACAACTGCGCACCGAATTGCCTTGGCTGCGGTTGCAAACCCACTGTGGTGGTGGCAGCTTCAAGAGCCAGATGAAGAAGGCCGACAAGAGCAATGCGGACTACGCCCTGATCATCGGCGAAGACGAAGCCGCGGCGGGGCAGGTGACCGTGAAATCCCTGCGCGCCGACACGGAGCAGCAAACCGTGGCCGTGGCTGAATTGGCGAAAATTTTACAGGCGTGA